In the Candidatus Binataceae bacterium genome, one interval contains:
- a CDS encoding ferredoxin family protein translates to MAISAVSDCKHEPGVFVPVIDRSRCEGKEDCVEVCPYSVFEMRQLSDRDKHAVPLGARLKAWVHGNRQAFAVDAQNCHACGLCVSACPERAIKLLRPSSSL, encoded by the coding sequence ATGGCCATCTCAGCGGTTTCCGATTGCAAACACGAACCCGGCGTGTTCGTGCCGGTGATAGACCGATCGCGCTGCGAAGGGAAAGAGGATTGCGTGGAGGTCTGCCCCTACAGCGTCTTCGAGATGCGCCAGCTAAGCGACCGGGATAAGCACGCGGTGCCGCTGGGTGCGCGACTCAAGGCCTGGGTCCACGGAAACCGCCAGGCGTTCGCTGTCGACGCGCAAAATTGCCACGCCTGCGGCCTGTGCGTCTCTGCCTGTCCCGAGCGGGCGATTAAGCTGTTGCGACCCTCGTCGAGCCTTTGA
- the atpC gene encoding ATP synthase F1 subunit epsilon yields MAENFPLKVVTPTGVVFEGRARQVTATGPLGEFGVLADHINFITSLTPGLLKIEKDDGTVETWVISGGLTEVKDGAMTVLASGAQTPASINRAQAQDEERAANQQMATISFYDAGYPAAEEALLLARARIQASSAPSAR; encoded by the coding sequence TTGGCAGAGAATTTTCCACTGAAGGTGGTCACGCCGACCGGAGTCGTCTTTGAGGGACGCGCCCGACAGGTGACCGCGACCGGCCCGCTTGGCGAATTCGGCGTGCTTGCCGATCACATCAACTTCATCACTTCGCTCACGCCCGGGCTGCTGAAGATCGAGAAAGACGATGGCACCGTCGAAACCTGGGTGATCTCCGGAGGGCTCACCGAGGTAAAGGACGGTGCCATGACGGTGCTTGCCAGCGGCGCACAGACGCCCGCTTCGATCAATCGGGCGCAGGCCCAGGACGAAGAACGCGCGGCGAATCAGCAGATGGCAACCATCAGCTTCTACGACGCGGGCTACCCCGCGGCAGAGGAAGCGCTCCTGCTGGCGCGCGCTCGCATCCAGGCTTCCAGCGCCCCCTCCGCTCGATAA
- the atpD gene encoding F0F1 ATP synthase subunit beta produces the protein MSDTQQGNISQVLGNVVDVQFSDGSLPSILTALRVTNPAISDKSGNLVLEVEQHLGENTVRCIAMDTTDGLVRGMPVDNTGAPISVPVGPGTLGRLMNVTGESIDEAGPIEGVKLMPIHRDAPAFDEQGTEVEILETGIKVIDLICPYSRGGKIGLFGGAGVGKTVCIQELINNVAKQHGGVSVFAGVGERSREGNDLYHELHESGVLSKTALVYGQMNESPGARARVALSGVTVAEYFRDEEGKDVLFFIDNIFRFVQANSEVSALLGRMPSAVGYQPTLGTDIGELEERITTTKKGSITSVQAVYVPADDYTDPAPATTFTHLDAVTALDRKIFEKAIFPAVDPLASTSRILDPQVVGDEHYTVARRVQAILQRYKDLQDIIAILGMEELSAEDKLVVARARRVERFLSQAMFVAEPFTNLPGKYVPRQETVRGFKEILDGNCDDLPEQAFLLVGTIDDAREKAERLAREG, from the coding sequence GTCACCAATCCCGCCATCAGTGACAAGTCCGGCAACCTGGTGCTGGAGGTCGAACAGCACCTGGGCGAAAACACCGTACGCTGCATCGCGATGGACACCACCGACGGGCTGGTGCGAGGTATGCCGGTCGATAACACCGGGGCGCCGATTTCGGTGCCGGTCGGTCCCGGGACGCTCGGTCGCTTGATGAACGTGACCGGCGAGTCGATCGACGAGGCGGGGCCCATCGAGGGTGTGAAGTTGATGCCCATTCATCGCGATGCGCCGGCCTTCGATGAGCAGGGCACCGAAGTCGAGATCCTCGAAACCGGGATCAAGGTGATCGACCTCATTTGCCCGTATTCACGCGGGGGCAAAATCGGATTGTTCGGCGGCGCCGGCGTGGGCAAAACGGTGTGCATCCAGGAACTCATCAACAACGTCGCCAAACAGCACGGGGGCGTGTCGGTGTTTGCGGGAGTCGGCGAGCGCTCGCGCGAAGGCAACGACCTCTACCACGAACTGCACGAATCGGGCGTGCTCTCCAAGACCGCGCTAGTTTACGGACAGATGAACGAATCGCCCGGGGCCCGCGCGCGGGTTGCGCTTTCCGGAGTCACGGTTGCGGAATACTTCCGTGACGAGGAAGGCAAGGACGTGCTGTTTTTCATCGACAATATCTTCCGCTTCGTGCAGGCGAATTCGGAAGTGTCGGCGCTGCTCGGACGCATGCCGAGCGCGGTCGGCTATCAACCGACCCTGGGCACCGATATCGGCGAGTTGGAGGAGCGCATTACCACCACCAAGAAGGGCTCCATCACGTCGGTGCAGGCCGTCTACGTGCCCGCCGACGACTACACCGATCCAGCGCCAGCAACCACCTTCACCCATCTGGATGCGGTTACGGCGCTCGATCGCAAGATCTTCGAGAAGGCGATTTTCCCGGCGGTCGATCCGCTCGCCTCGACCTCGCGAATTCTCGATCCGCAGGTCGTCGGCGACGAACACTACACGGTGGCGCGCCGCGTCCAGGCCATCCTGCAGCGCTACAAGGACCTGCAGGACATCATCGCGATCTTAGGGATGGAGGAACTCTCGGCGGAGGACAAGCTGGTAGTGGCGCGCGCGCGACGGGTCGAGCGCTTTCTGTCGCAGGCGATGTTCGTGGCGGAACCGTTTACTAACTTGCCGGGCAAGTACGTGCCCCGCCAGGAAACGGTGCGCGGCTTCAAGGAAATTCTCGACGGCAACTGCGACGATCTACCCGAGCAGGCGTTTTTGCTGGTGGGCACGATTGACGATGCGCGCGAAAAAGCCGAACGGCTAGCACGCGAAGGCTGA